The following are from one region of the Acidimicrobiales bacterium genome:
- a CDS encoding MaoC family dehydratase, which yields MTTTVTGIAGLKELVGQHLGYSDELEITQERVNTFADATGDHQWIHVDPERAKDGPFGGPIAHGYLTLSLGPALLPTIVSVEGMRMAVNYGMGKVRFPSPVPVGSKLRLGAELTALEELDGNGAQVTMTFTYEVVGAPKPSCVAEVIFRYYE from the coding sequence ATGACCACCACCGTGACCGGCATCGCCGGGTTGAAGGAGCTCGTCGGCCAGCACCTCGGGTACAGCGACGAGCTCGAGATCACCCAGGAGCGGGTGAACACGTTCGCCGACGCCACCGGCGACCACCAGTGGATCCACGTCGACCCGGAGCGGGCCAAGGACGGCCCGTTCGGCGGACCGATCGCCCACGGCTACCTCACCCTCTCGCTCGGCCCGGCCCTCCTGCCCACCATCGTGAGCGTCGAGGGCATGCGCATGGCCGTCAACTACGGGATGGGCAAGGTGCGCTTCCCGTCGCCCGTGCCGGTGGGATCGAAGCTGCGTCTCGGCGCCGAGCTGACCGCGCTGGAGGAGCTCGACGGCAACGGTGCCCAGGTCACGATGACGTTCACCTACGAGGTCGTGGGTGCCCCCAAGCCGAGCTGCGTCGCCGAGGTCATCTTCCGGTACTACGAGTAG
- the rlmN gene encoding 23S rRNA (adenine(2503)-C(2))-methyltransferase RlmN — MPTRYDLDRDELAGLLAGEPRYRVDQVWRGLYAERRRPDELTTLPTALRARLDAELPSALRPVAESRADGDETVKWLWELDDGATVETVLMHYPDRSTVCVSTQAGCAMGCGFCATGQAGFQRHLTVGEIVQQVVEAWRHAAAGDPPRRVSNVVFMGMGEPLANYDRTWAAVTRMHDDLGIGARHLTISTVGIVPGIRRLAAESLPVNLAVSLHAANDTLRDELVPVNRRYPLADLHAACATYLETKNRRLSFEWALIDGVNDRRSDVDELADYARSLRAHVNLIPLNVTPGWPTTGSPPERVAAFRDQLRAVGVNATVRANRGTDIDAACGQLRAAHEATPVSIGPRPPHPTPGPPY, encoded by the coding sequence GTGCCCACCCGCTACGACCTCGACCGCGACGAGCTCGCCGGGCTCCTCGCCGGCGAACCCCGTTACCGGGTCGACCAGGTCTGGCGGGGCCTCTACGCCGAACGTCGTCGCCCCGACGAGCTGACCACCCTGCCCACGGCGCTGCGGGCCCGGCTCGACGCGGAGCTCCCGTCGGCGCTGCGCCCCGTCGCCGAGTCGCGCGCCGACGGTGACGAGACGGTGAAGTGGCTGTGGGAGCTCGACGACGGCGCCACCGTCGAGACGGTCCTCATGCACTATCCCGACCGCTCGACGGTGTGCGTCAGCACCCAGGCCGGCTGCGCCATGGGGTGCGGGTTCTGCGCCACCGGCCAGGCCGGCTTCCAACGCCACCTCACCGTCGGCGAGATCGTCCAACAGGTCGTGGAGGCCTGGCGCCACGCGGCCGCCGGCGACCCGCCCCGCCGCGTGTCGAACGTGGTGTTCATGGGGATGGGCGAGCCACTCGCCAACTACGACCGCACGTGGGCGGCCGTGACCCGGATGCACGACGACCTCGGGATCGGGGCCCGGCACCTCACCATCTCGACGGTCGGCATCGTGCCGGGCATCCGACGCCTCGCCGCCGAGTCCCTCCCGGTCAACCTCGCGGTGTCGCTCCACGCCGCCAACGACACCCTGCGCGACGAGCTGGTGCCCGTCAACCGCCGCTACCCCCTCGCCGACCTCCACGCCGCCTGCGCCACCTACCTGGAGACCAAGAACCGCCGGCTGTCGTTCGAGTGGGCGCTCATCGACGGCGTCAACGACCGCCGTTCCGACGTCGACGAGCTGGCCGACTACGCCCGCTCGCTGCGCGCCCACGTCAACCTCATCCCGCTCAACGTCACACCCGGCTGGCCCACGACCGGCTCGCCCCCCGAGCGGGTGGCGGCGTTCCGCGACCAGCTCCGGGCCGTCGGGGTGAACGCGACGGTGCGGGCCAACCGGGGCACCGATATCGACGCGGCCTGCGGCCAGCTGCGCGCCGCCCACGAGGCAACCCCGGTGTCGATCGGACCGCGACCTCCACATCCGACCCCCGGCCCGCCATACTGA
- the mshD gene encoding mycothiol synthase, translated as MHETRNADGDLIALDAEPVDADHDAAAAAAGLVLVREVLQLRCPLPAAEPDPIGLRPFRPGIDDDAFLAVNNRAFAWHPDQSGWTPAELRSAEAEPWFDADGFLLHEREGRLAGFCWTKVHPASDDDPALGEIYVIAVDPDFHGLGLGRALTLAGLRHLADQGLRHGMLHVESTNVAARGLYADLGFTPHSSHRWWERPQGGR; from the coding sequence GTGCACGAGACGCGAAACGCCGACGGCGACCTGATCGCCCTGGACGCCGAACCGGTCGACGCCGACCACGACGCAGCAGCGGCGGCCGCCGGGCTGGTGCTCGTACGTGAGGTGCTCCAGCTCCGGTGCCCGCTCCCGGCCGCGGAACCGGACCCGATCGGGCTCCGACCGTTCCGCCCCGGCATCGACGACGACGCGTTCCTGGCCGTCAACAACCGGGCCTTCGCATGGCACCCCGACCAGTCGGGATGGACGCCCGCCGAGCTCCGATCCGCCGAGGCGGAACCATGGTTCGACGCCGACGGGTTCCTGCTCCACGAGCGCGAGGGGCGCCTGGCCGGCTTCTGCTGGACCAAGGTCCACCCCGCGAGCGACGACGACCCCGCCCTCGGCGAGATCTACGTGATCGCCGTCGACCCCGACTTCCACGGCCTCGGTCTCGGGCGGGCCCTCACGCTGGCCGGCCTGCGCCACCTGGCCGACCAGGGCCTGCGCCACGGGATGCTGCACGTCGAGTCCACCAACGTCGCTGCCCGGGGCCTCTACGCCGACCTCGGGTTCACCCCCCACTCCAGCCACCGTTGGTGGGAGCGACCGCAGGGCGGTCGCTAG
- the nth gene encoding endonuclease III: MARPRSPKGRAREVRLRLDAEYPDARCELDHRNPYELLAATILSAQCTDARVNMVTPALFARFPSPEDLAVADPGEVEELVRSTGFYKNKTRSLIGMAQALVDRFDGEVPGAMRDLVTVPGVGRKTANVVRSVAMDLPGLPVDTHVLRLSGRLGLTTETDPVKVEHVLNPMVPAADRGRFSLLLILHGRRVCVARTPRCGDCVLSDFCPSSRV, from the coding sequence ATGGCCCGTCCGAGAAGCCCGAAGGGGCGCGCCCGGGAGGTGCGACTCCGCCTCGACGCCGAGTACCCCGACGCCCGGTGCGAGCTCGACCACCGCAACCCCTACGAGCTGCTGGCGGCCACGATCCTGTCGGCGCAGTGCACCGACGCCCGGGTCAACATGGTCACCCCGGCGCTGTTCGCCCGCTTCCCCTCGCCCGAGGACCTCGCCGTCGCCGATCCGGGTGAGGTCGAGGAGCTGGTGCGCTCGACGGGGTTCTACAAGAACAAGACCAGGAGCCTGATCGGGATGGCCCAGGCCCTCGTCGACCGCTTCGACGGCGAGGTGCCCGGCGCCATGCGTGACCTCGTGACCGTGCCCGGCGTGGGCCGAAAGACGGCCAACGTGGTGCGCAGCGTGGCCATGGACCTGCCGGGGCTGCCGGTCGACACCCACGTGCTGCGCCTCTCGGGCCGTCTGGGTCTGACGACCGAGACCGACCCGGTGAAGGTCGAGCACGTCCTGAACCCGATGGTCCCGGCCGCCGACCGGGGCCGATTCAGCCTGTTGTTGATCCTGCACGGCCGCCGGGTCTGCGTGGCCCGTACCCCCCGTTGCGGCGACTGCGTGCTGTCCGACTTCTGCCCGTCCAGCCGAGTGTGA
- the hisD gene encoding histidinol dehydrogenase, translated as MLTRLDLRGVTGDPAAHLPRPDPGGEGPVAAVKEIVADVRARGDVALRELTERFDGVSLDHLRVDPAEVADALATSPADLVAALTEARDAVEAFHRTQLAAPHSFTRAGIRVDGLTVPVDRAGCYVPGGRGAYPSTVLMTAVPARVAGVPEVVLCVPPDRTTGRVAPATLAAAALAGVDEVYAVGGAQAIAALAHGTESVPRVDVIVGPGNVYVALAKREVAGQVGVPTAFAGPSEIVVVADSGAPPDFVAVDLMVQAEHGPDGLSWLVTWDPAVADAVDAALARLVAAAPRREEITATFATGGFCALVEGPEAAMAVVNRIAPEHLELMVHDPDALVPMVRHAGAVFCGPMAPASIGDYVAGPSHVLPTFGSARYGSALTVADFTKQVHVVHVDDAGFRRAAPVVAAIARAEGLSTHAESVDLRLRTLDALAAANPSAARVTP; from the coding sequence GTGTTGACGCGACTCGACCTGCGCGGGGTGACCGGCGATCCCGCCGCCCACCTGCCCCGCCCCGACCCCGGCGGGGAGGGCCCGGTGGCCGCGGTGAAGGAGATCGTCGCCGACGTTCGGGCCCGGGGCGACGTCGCGCTCAGGGAGCTCACCGAGCGCTTCGACGGCGTGAGCCTCGACCACCTGCGGGTCGACCCGGCCGAGGTCGCCGACGCGCTGGCCACCTCGCCCGCCGACCTGGTCGCCGCCCTCACCGAGGCCCGTGACGCCGTCGAGGCCTTCCACCGCACCCAGCTGGCCGCCCCGCACTCGTTCACCCGGGCCGGCATCCGCGTCGACGGTCTGACGGTCCCCGTCGACCGGGCCGGGTGCTACGTGCCCGGCGGCCGTGGCGCCTACCCGTCGACGGTGCTCATGACGGCGGTGCCGGCCAGGGTCGCCGGGGTGCCCGAGGTCGTGCTGTGCGTACCACCGGACCGCACCACCGGAAGGGTGGCCCCGGCCACCCTGGCCGCGGCCGCCCTCGCCGGCGTCGACGAGGTCTACGCGGTGGGCGGTGCCCAGGCCATCGCCGCCCTGGCCCACGGCACCGAGTCGGTGCCTCGGGTCGACGTGATCGTCGGACCGGGCAACGTCTACGTGGCGCTCGCCAAACGGGAGGTCGCCGGGCAGGTCGGTGTGCCCACCGCATTCGCCGGTCCGTCGGAGATCGTGGTGGTCGCCGACTCGGGTGCGCCCCCCGACTTCGTCGCCGTGGACCTGATGGTCCAGGCCGAGCACGGACCCGACGGGCTGTCGTGGCTCGTCACCTGGGACCCGGCCGTCGCCGACGCCGTCGACGCGGCCCTCGCCCGACTCGTCGCCGCAGCCCCCCGGCGCGAGGAGATCACCGCCACCTTCGCCACCGGCGGCTTCTGCGCCCTCGTGGAGGGGCCGGAGGCGGCCATGGCGGTCGTCAACCGCATCGCCCCCGAGCACCTCGAGCTGATGGTCCACGACCCCGATGCCCTGGTCCCGATGGTCCGCCACGCCGGGGCGGTGTTCTGCGGCCCGATGGCCCCCGCCTCGATCGGTGACTACGTCGCCGGCCCCAGCCACGTCCTGCCCACCTTCGGCAGCGCCCGCTACGGCAGCGCCCTCACCGTGGCGGACTTCACCAAGCAGGTCCACGTCGTGCACGTCGACGACGCCGGCTTCCGTCGCGCCGCGCCGGTGGTGGCCGCCATCGCCCGCGCCGAGGGGCTCTCGACCCACGCCGAGTCGGTCGACCTGCGCCTGCGCACCCTCGACGCTCTCGCCGCCGCCAACCCGTCCGCCGCACGGGTGACGCCGTGA
- the hisC gene encoding histidinol-phosphate transaminase: MISPRDDVALMEGYHSAQVDVAVRLNTNESPEPPPAEWIDEVVDAARRIEWHRYPDRAALELRTAVGELHGVGPEQVFVANGSNEVLQTLLLTYGGPGRTAAMWEPTYALHAHIARLTGTGVVAGERAADHAVDLDEVRRVVAEASPSVAFLCSPNNPTGLVDSEATVRATLDLVADAGGMLVVDEAYGQFAPWSALGLVADDVPLVVTRTFSKTWSMAAARLGYLIGPAEVVVELHKVVLPYHLDALKQAAGLTAVAHRAEMEARVARLVEERGRLVARLAELPVDVWPSGANFVLFRPRPVPGDETWRRLVDKSVLVRDCSSWPRLDGCLRVTVGTPEEDDLFLSALEEILS, translated from the coding sequence GTGATCTCGCCCCGCGACGACGTCGCCCTCATGGAGGGGTACCACTCGGCCCAGGTCGACGTGGCCGTGCGCCTCAACACCAACGAGTCCCCCGAGCCGCCCCCCGCCGAGTGGATCGACGAGGTCGTCGACGCGGCGCGCCGCATCGAGTGGCACCGCTATCCCGACCGCGCTGCGCTCGAGCTGCGCACCGCCGTCGGAGAGCTCCACGGGGTGGGCCCCGAGCAGGTCTTCGTGGCCAACGGCTCCAACGAGGTCCTCCAGACGCTGCTGCTCACCTACGGCGGACCCGGCCGCACCGCCGCCATGTGGGAACCCACCTACGCGCTCCACGCCCACATCGCCCGGCTCACCGGTACCGGCGTCGTCGCCGGTGAGCGGGCTGCCGACCACGCCGTCGATCTCGACGAGGTGCGCCGCGTCGTCGCCGAGGCCTCGCCGTCGGTCGCCTTCCTGTGCTCGCCCAACAACCCGACCGGTCTCGTCGACTCCGAGGCCACCGTGCGGGCCACCCTCGACCTCGTGGCCGACGCCGGCGGCATGCTCGTCGTCGACGAGGCCTACGGGCAGTTCGCGCCGTGGTCGGCGCTCGGGCTCGTCGCCGACGACGTCCCCCTCGTCGTCACCCGCACGTTCTCCAAGACCTGGTCGATGGCCGCCGCCCGGCTCGGGTACCTGATCGGCCCGGCCGAGGTCGTGGTCGAGCTCCACAAGGTCGTCCTGCCCTACCACCTCGACGCGCTCAAGCAGGCCGCCGGGCTCACCGCCGTCGCCCACCGCGCCGAGATGGAGGCGCGCGTCGCTCGCCTGGTCGAGGAGCGCGGCCGTCTCGTGGCCCGGCTCGCCGAGCTCCCCGTGGACGTGTGGCCCTCGGGGGCCAACTTCGTGCTGTTCCGACCCCGACCCGTCCCCGGCGACGAGACGTGGCGGCGTCTCGTCGACAAGTCGGTCCTGGTGCGCGACTGCTCGTCGTGGCCCCGACTCGACGGGTGCCTGCGGGTCACCGTCGGCACCCCCGAGGAGGACGACCTCTTCCTCTCCGCCCTCGAGGAGATCCTCTCGTGA
- the hisB gene encoding imidazoleglycerol-phosphate dehydratase HisB, translating into MNAHRPDPDRRAAEVARTTSETDIAIELDLDGGTTVEATTGLPFFDHMLSQLGRHGGFDLVVRATGDLEIDAHHTVEDVGIALGEVFRAAVGDKAGIRRFGSVRVPLDEALVDVALDLSGRPYLHYEVDFPGEKILGDPPFDPQLVEEFWRAFVVASAITLHVTSVRGRNTHHLVEATFKGVARALRDAVRVEGSGVPSTKGVL; encoded by the coding sequence GTGAACGCCCATCGCCCCGATCCCGACCGCCGTGCCGCCGAGGTGGCCCGCACCACCTCGGAGACCGACATCGCCATCGAGCTCGACCTCGACGGCGGCACCACGGTCGAGGCCACCACCGGTCTGCCGTTCTTCGACCACATGCTGAGCCAGCTCGGCCGCCACGGGGGCTTCGACCTCGTCGTGCGGGCCACCGGCGATCTGGAGATCGACGCCCACCACACCGTGGAGGACGTGGGCATCGCGCTGGGGGAGGTGTTCCGGGCCGCGGTGGGCGACAAGGCCGGCATCCGGCGCTTCGGGTCGGTCCGGGTGCCTCTCGACGAGGCTCTCGTCGACGTGGCCCTCGACCTGTCCGGACGCCCCTACCTGCACTACGAGGTCGACTTCCCCGGCGAGAAGATCCTGGGCGATCCGCCGTTCGACCCTCAGCTCGTCGAGGAGTTCTGGCGGGCCTTCGTGGTCGCCTCGGCGATCACCCTGCACGTCACCTCCGTCCGCGGTCGCAACACCCACCACCTCGTGGAGGCCACGTTCAAGGGCGTCGCCCGGGCGCTGCGCGACGCGGTGCGCGTCGAGGGGTCCGGCGTGCCCTCGACCAAGGGCGTGCTGTGA
- the hisH gene encoding imidazole glycerol phosphate synthase subunit HisH gives MSAVEGSGGQVGPLVAVLDYGIGNLRSAQKALETVGADARLTADPALVADADAVVLPGVGAFGACMSALGSAGLDEVAVAAVASGRPFLGICVGMQMLYDGSDESPGVSGLGVLPGVLRLLPDGVKRPQMQWNLLEVRRPSAMFAAVPDPVWVYFVHSYAAPLGPDVVATCDYGGPVPAAVERGPLWATQFHPEKSGTTGLDLLRGFVAAARTGVAAGA, from the coding sequence GTGAGCGCTGTGGAGGGGTCGGGCGGCCAGGTCGGGCCGCTGGTGGCGGTGCTCGACTACGGGATCGGCAACCTGCGCTCGGCGCAGAAGGCGCTCGAGACGGTGGGTGCCGACGCGCGGCTCACCGCCGACCCCGCCCTCGTGGCCGATGCCGACGCCGTCGTCCTCCCCGGGGTGGGCGCGTTCGGGGCGTGCATGAGCGCGTTGGGGTCCGCCGGCCTCGACGAGGTCGCCGTCGCCGCGGTGGCATCCGGGCGGCCGTTCCTGGGTATCTGCGTCGGGATGCAGATGCTCTACGACGGTTCCGACGAGTCGCCCGGTGTGAGCGGGCTCGGTGTGCTTCCCGGGGTGCTGCGCCTCCTGCCCGACGGCGTCAAGCGGCCCCAGATGCAGTGGAACCTGCTCGAGGTGCGGCGCCCGTCGGCGATGTTCGCGGCCGTGCCCGACCCGGTGTGGGTGTACTTCGTCCATTCCTACGCCGCTCCCCTCGGTCCCGACGTCGTCGCCACCTGTGACTACGGCGGGCCCGTCCCCGCCGCGGTGGAGCGGGGCCCCCTGTGGGCCACGCAGTTCCATCCCGAGAAGTCGGGTACGACCGGGCTCGACCTCCTGCGCGGGTTCGTGGCGGCGGCCCGCACCGGCGTGGCGGCCGGCGCATGA
- the hisA gene encoding 1-(5-phosphoribosyl)-5-[(5-phosphoribosylamino)methylideneamino]imidazole-4-carboxamide isomerase — MMELFPAIDVRDGRCVRLYQGDYDRETVYHDDPVEQARSFAAAGAPWIHVVDLDAARTGLPVNRAVIAEIAAGVDVPVQTGGGVRDEAAAEALFEAGVRRVVVGTAALEQPALVARLAARFPVAVGLDARGREVAVRGWEKGSGRDLLDVATEFADVGVEALVVTEIARDGTLAGPDLDGLAEVLAASPLPVVASGGVGDLADLAALAALRAGERSLAGVIVGKAIYEGAFTVEAALAALDPSPRTA; from the coding sequence ATGATGGAGCTGTTCCCGGCCATCGACGTCCGCGACGGGCGCTGCGTGCGGCTCTACCAGGGCGACTACGACCGCGAGACCGTGTACCACGACGACCCGGTCGAGCAGGCCCGCTCGTTCGCGGCAGCGGGTGCGCCGTGGATCCACGTGGTCGATCTCGACGCCGCCCGAACCGGACTCCCGGTCAACCGCGCGGTCATCGCCGAGATCGCCGCGGGGGTCGACGTGCCCGTCCAGACCGGCGGGGGCGTGCGGGACGAGGCCGCCGCCGAAGCGCTGTTCGAGGCGGGCGTGCGCCGCGTCGTCGTCGGCACCGCCGCCCTCGAACAGCCGGCGCTCGTCGCTCGGCTCGCGGCCCGCTTCCCGGTGGCCGTCGGCCTCGACGCCCGGGGCCGCGAGGTGGCCGTCCGAGGTTGGGAGAAGGGTTCGGGCCGTGACCTGCTCGACGTCGCCACGGAGTTCGCCGACGTCGGCGTCGAGGCGTTGGTGGTGACCGAGATCGCCCGGGACGGCACCTTGGCCGGCCCCGACCTGGACGGGCTGGCCGAGGTGCTGGCGGCGTCGCCGCTCCCGGTGGTGGCGTCCGGGGGCGTGGGCGACCTCGCCGACCTCGCCGCCCTCGCCGCGCTGCGTGCCGGCGAGCGCTCGTTGGCCGGCGTCATCGTCGGCAAGGCCATCTACGAGGGCGCCTTCACCGTCGAGGCCGCCCTCGCCGCTCTCGACCCGTCGCCCCGAACGGCCTGA
- a CDS encoding class I SAM-dependent methyltransferase, which translates to MDADAWNERYDTAELIWSGEPNQFLPPEVDGLSPGRALDLATGEGRNAVWLATQGWQVTGVDYSSVGIDKARRLAAERGVEASFVVADATAWTPPADGFDLVIVFYLQLPADQRRAAVATAVRALAAGGTFLLVAHDLQNLAEGYGGPQDAVVLTTSEAIVDDIAAACLDFGVELVVERAERVDRVVATPDGERVALDTLVRARRLDVAPADSVPPPG; encoded by the coding sequence ATGGACGCCGACGCCTGGAACGAGCGCTACGACACGGCCGAGCTGATCTGGTCGGGTGAGCCCAACCAGTTCCTGCCCCCCGAGGTCGACGGCCTCAGCCCGGGTCGGGCCCTCGACCTCGCCACGGGGGAGGGCCGCAACGCCGTGTGGCTGGCCACCCAGGGGTGGCAGGTCACGGGGGTCGACTACTCGTCGGTCGGGATCGACAAGGCCCGTCGGCTCGCCGCCGAGCGTGGCGTCGAGGCCTCCTTCGTCGTCGCCGACGCCACCGCGTGGACGCCCCCCGCCGACGGCTTCGACCTGGTGATCGTCTTCTACCTGCAGCTCCCCGCCGACCAGCGGAGAGCCGCGGTGGCCACCGCGGTGCGCGCCCTCGCCGCCGGTGGCACCTTCCTGCTCGTGGCCCACGACCTGCAGAACCTGGCCGAGGGCTACGGCGGTCCCCAGGACGCGGTCGTGCTCACCACCTCGGAGGCGATCGTCGACGACATCGCCGCCGCCTGCCTGGACTTCGGGGTCGAGCTCGTGGTCGAGCGCGCCGAGCGGGTCGACCGGGTCGTGGCCACACCCGACGGTGAGCGGGTCGCACTCGACACGCTCGTCCGGGCGAGGCGACTCGACGTGGCGCCCGCCGATTCGGTTCCCCCGCCGGGGTGA
- the hisF gene encoding imidazole glycerol phosphate synthase subunit HisF produces the protein MRTARVIPCLDVDAGRVVKGVNFVGLRDAGDPVELAARYDAEGADELVFLDITASSDRRDTIVDVVRRTAEQVFIPFTIGGGIRTVDDARRLLRAGADKVSVNTAAVERPALVAEISAEFGNQCVVVAIDGRRRRDADGAPGEGWEVFTHGGRTPTGLDVVEWAREAERLGAGEILLTSMDRDGTRDGFDVEQTAAVADAVGIPVIASGGVGTLDHLVEGVTEGRADAVLAASIFHFGEHTVHEAKAHMLAGGVPVRP, from the coding sequence GTGAGGACCGCTCGGGTCATCCCCTGTCTCGACGTCGACGCCGGACGCGTCGTCAAGGGCGTCAACTTCGTGGGCCTGCGCGACGCCGGCGACCCCGTCGAGCTGGCCGCCCGCTACGACGCCGAGGGGGCCGACGAGCTGGTCTTCCTCGACATCACCGCGTCGTCGGACCGGCGCGACACCATCGTCGACGTGGTCCGCCGCACCGCCGAGCAGGTCTTCATCCCCTTCACGATCGGCGGCGGGATCCGCACCGTCGACGACGCCCGCCGACTCCTGCGCGCCGGGGCCGACAAGGTGTCGGTGAACACCGCGGCCGTCGAGCGCCCCGCGCTGGTGGCCGAGATCTCCGCCGAGTTCGGCAACCAGTGCGTCGTCGTGGCCATCGACGGGCGTCGGCGCCGGGATGCCGACGGCGCGCCGGGCGAGGGCTGGGAGGTGTTCACCCACGGCGGGCGGACTCCCACTGGCCTCGACGTCGTCGAATGGGCACGAGAGGCGGAACGGCTCGGGGCCGGGGAGATCCTGCTCACCTCGATGGACCGTGACGGCACCCGCGACGGCTTCGACGTCGAGCAGACCGCGGCGGTGGCCGACGCCGTCGGGATCCCGGTGATCGCGTCCGGCGGCGTCGGTACCCTCGACCACCTCGTGGAAGGCGTCACCGAGGGTCGCGCCGATGCCGTGCTGGCGGCGTCGATCTTCCACTTCGGCGAGCACACCGTCCACGAGGCCAAGGCGCACATGCTCGCTGGCGGCGTTCCCGTCCGCCCCTGA
- a CDS encoding alpha/beta fold hydrolase, translating into MPDDLATTSLRLATGDGLNLEAEVRCPATAETVGAVVLAHPHPLHGGSMASLVTSELFRVLPESGLAALRFNFRGVGGSEGSHGHGVDERLDVEAAIDALTERTDRRPLVLCGWSFGADVSLTVLDDRLDGWVLIAAPMRIRPTADYAAVARDVRPKLLIVPEHDEFRSPASAREATATWTNTRVEVVAGADHFLVGRTDAAARLVIEFAASLAPPPPPSPNC; encoded by the coding sequence GTGCCCGACGACCTCGCCACCACCTCCCTGCGACTGGCGACGGGCGACGGGCTGAACCTCGAGGCGGAGGTGCGCTGCCCCGCCACGGCGGAGACCGTCGGCGCGGTGGTGCTCGCCCACCCCCATCCGCTCCACGGGGGCTCGATGGCGTCGCTCGTGACCAGCGAGCTGTTCCGGGTGCTGCCCGAGTCCGGGCTGGCAGCCCTGCGGTTCAACTTCCGAGGCGTCGGAGGAAGCGAGGGCTCCCACGGCCACGGCGTCGACGAGCGCCTGGACGTGGAGGCGGCCATCGACGCGCTCACCGAGCGGACCGACCGGCGGCCACTGGTGCTGTGCGGCTGGTCCTTCGGCGCCGACGTGTCGCTCACCGTCCTCGACGATCGCCTCGACGGGTGGGTGCTGATCGCCGCGCCGATGCGGATCCGCCCCACCGCCGACTACGCGGCCGTGGCCCGGGACGTCCGGCCGAAGCTGCTGATCGTGCCGGAGCACGACGAGTTCCGGTCGCCGGCATCGGCCCGGGAGGCCACCGCGACATGGACGAACACCCGGGTGGAGGTGGTGGCCGGCGCCGACCACTTCCTCGTCGGACGCACCGACGCCGCCGCCCGCCTCGTCATCGAGTTCGCGGCCTCCCTCGCCCCTCCCCCTCCCCCTTCTCCGAACTGTTGA
- a CDS encoding co-chaperone GroES, with amino-acid sequence MTPPSSDMAPDDASAPDSLDKLPIQMLNDRILVQTARAEGERRSTGGILIPATAQMGKRLVWAECVAAGPNVRSMQPGDQVLFNPEDRYEVEVRGDDYIILRERDVHAVAAKRLEEGSTGLYL; translated from the coding sequence GTGACCCCACCGAGCTCCGACATGGCCCCCGACGACGCCTCCGCTCCCGACAGCCTCGACAAGCTGCCGATCCAGATGCTCAACGACCGGATCCTCGTCCAGACCGCCCGGGCCGAGGGCGAGCGCCGCTCGACCGGCGGCATCCTCATCCCGGCCACGGCCCAGATGGGCAAGCGCCTGGTGTGGGCCGAGTGCGTCGCCGCCGGCCCCAACGTGCGTTCCATGCAGCCCGGCGACCAGGTCCTCTTCAACCCCGAGGACCGCTACGAGGTCGAGGTCCGCGGCGACGACTACATCATCCTGCGTGAACGCGACGTGCACGCCGTGGCCGCCAAGCGCCTCGAAGAGGGCAGCACCGGCCTCTACCTCTAG
- the hisI gene encoding phosphoribosyl-AMP cyclohydrolase has product MPVSTPIAFTDDQLEAVTYNADGLVPAIIQEEGTGQVLMMAWMNAESLRKTLETGRTWFWSRSRQEYWCKGETSGDRQFVRSGSYDCDGDTLLFVVEQEGKGACHTGHYSCFFSPFGPAADAS; this is encoded by the coding sequence ATGCCCGTGAGCACGCCCATCGCCTTCACCGACGACCAGCTCGAGGCCGTCACCTACAACGCCGACGGCCTCGTGCCCGCCATCATCCAGGAGGAGGGCACCGGGCAGGTGCTGATGATGGCGTGGATGAACGCCGAGTCGCTGCGCAAGACCCTCGAGACCGGTCGCACCTGGTTCTGGAGCCGGTCGCGCCAGGAGTACTGGTGCAAGGGCGAGACCTCCGGCGACCGCCAGTTCGTCCGATCCGGCTCCTACGACTGCGACGGCGACACCTTGTTGTTCGTCGTCGAGCAGGAGGGCAAGGGCGCCTGCCACACCGGCCACTACTCCTGCTTCTTCTCGCCGTTCGGGCCCGCCGCCGACGCCTCGTGA